AAGCCGGCGGAAGCCGGGGAGAAGCGTGAATACCGTCCTCGCCGGGATGACGCGGCTGCTGCCGCCGACGGACCGAAGCGTGCCTATCGGCCACGACCCGATGGCGACAAGCCGTTCCGCAAGCAGGACGGCGACAAGCCCTTCCGCAAGCGTCCCGATGGCGAAGCGCCGCGTCCGGGCGGCCGGTCGCGCCCGTTCGCGGACAGGCCGGCACGCGAGGAGGCTGCGCCCGAGGAGGGCGAGCGCATCGCCAAGCGCCTGGCACGCGCCGGCATTTCGTCCCGCCGCGACGCCGAGGAGATGATCGCCGCCGGTCGCGTCAAGGTGAACGGCAAGGTGCTGGCCTCGCCGGCGATCAATGTCGGGCCCGATGACGTGATCCATGTCGACAACGAGCTGATCCCCGCGATCGAGCGGACGCGGCTGTTCCTGTTTCACAAGCCGGGCGGCGTGGTGACTACCAACCGTGATCCGGAAGGCCGCAAGACCGTCTTCGACGTGCTGCCGCAGGGCCTGCCACGCCTGATGACCATAGGCCGGCTCGACATCAACACCGAAGGCCTGCTGCTCCTGACCAACGATGGCGGCCTTGCCCGCGTGCTCGAACTGCCGGCGACCGGCTGGCTGCGCCGCTATCGCGCCCGCGTCCATGGCCGCGTGGACGAGAAGGCGCTTGCCTCGCTGAAAGACGGCATCGCCGTCGACGGTGTGTTTTACGGCTCGATCGAGGCCTCGCTCGACCGTGAGCAGGGCACCAATGCCTGGCTGACGATCGGCCTGCGCGAAGGCAAGAACCGCGAGGTTAAGAACGTGCTCGGCGCGCTCGGCCTCGACGTGTCGCGGCTGATCCGCGTCTCCTTCGGCCCCTTCCAGCTCGGCGAACTCGCCGAAGGCGCGGTGCAGGAGCTGAAGGGCAAGGCGCTGCGCGACCAGCTCGGCGACCGCCTGATCACGGAGGCCGGCGCAAATTTCGAGGCGCCGGTCGTCACGGAGTTCTCCAACAAGCCGGTTGTTCGCTCCCGCGATCCCGAGCCCGAAGCGGCACCTCGTCGCGAGCGGCGCTCCGAACCCGGCGAGGGCGGTCTGATCAAGAACCGCAAGCGGGCGAGGGAAGACCACCGCGAGGACGTGCTCGGCCGGCTCGGCACCAAGCCGGAGCGCGGCCGTTTCGAAGGCAAGGGTCCGGCCGGCGGCAGGCCGCGCGGGAGGACCGAAAAGCCCTTCGAGCCGCCCAAGACCCGCAGCGCGAATGTCTGGATGGCGCCAGGCGCCCGCCCGCAAGGCAAGCAGGGGAAGCCGAGCGAGGACGTAGCGCCCAGCCGGCGGCCCGAGGGTCCCCGCGACGGCAGCCAGGGTCGCAAGCGCCCCGCGGCGGCTGACGCCTCCTTCCGTCCGCGCGGTCCCCGCAAGCCGCGCAAGGACGATTGATGCGCATTGTCGGCGGCGAGTTCCGCGGCCGCCCGCTTGCGACGCCGCGCTCCAGCGCGATCCGGCCGACCACCGACCGGACGCGCGAGGCTCTCTTCAACGTGCTCGCCCACCGCTACGCGGACAGGCTGGAAGGGGTGCGCGTGCTCGACCTCTTTTCCGGCACCGGTGCGCTGGGGCTGGAAGCCCTGTCGCGCGGGGCCGCCTTCTGCGTCTTCGTCGAGGAATCGGCGGAAGGGCGCGGTCTCGTGCGGGAGAACGTCGAGGCGCTCGGCCTGCAGGGGCGCACCAAGATCTTCCGCCGCGATGCTACGTCGCTCGGTCCTTCGGGAACGCTCGGCTCCTTCGGCCTGCTCTTCGCCGATCCGCCCTATGGCAAGGGCCTCGGCGAGCGGGCGCTCGCGTCGGCGCGGGACGGCGGCTGGATCGTTGCGGGCAGTCTCTGCGTGGTCGAGGAGGGCGCAGATGCGCCGTTTTCACCCGGCGACGGCTTCGAGATCGTCGATGAAAGATCCTATGGCGACACCATCATCCGCTTCGTCGAAGTGACGTAAGACAACAATTTTTCGCGACGGCCATGTTGCGGACACGCGCTTTGGCGACATGTCCCGCTACAATCGCCTGATTCACGGAGGGCTTGGGCATTGCGGCATCATTTCTATCGGCATCTCGCCACGGCGACGGCGGTCTCCCTCGTCGTGCTCGCCTCGCCGGCCGTCATGGCCCAGGAGGTGCGGCAGGAGCCGGTCGCCGATTTCACCCTGGCCAACGGGCTGGAGGTGGTCGTCATCCCGGACCATCGCGCGCCGGTGGTCACACACATGCTCTGGTACAAGGTCGGCGGCTCCGACGAGGAACCCGGCAAGTCGGGCATCGCGCATTTCTTCGAGCACCTGATGTTCAAGGGCACGAAGAACGCGAAGCCCGGTGAGTTCTCCCGTCGCGTCGCCGAGATCGGCGGGCAGGAGAACGCCTTCACCTCTAATGACTACACGGCCTATTACCAACAGGTCTCGCCCGACGTCCTGCCCGATATGATGCGTTTCGAGGCCGATCGCATGCGCAACCTGATCCTCACCGATGAGGTGATCGGACCGGAGCGCGACGTGATCCTCGAAGAGCGCAACTCGCGTGTCGACAGCGATCCGGGCGGCATCCTCGCCGAGGAGATCGACGCGACGCTCTACCAGAACCACCCCTACGGCACGCCGGTAATCGGCTGGAAGCACGAGATCGCCCAACTCAATCGCAAGGACGCGATCGACTTCTACGACCGCTACTACGCGCCCAACAACGCGGTACTGGTCGTTGCCGGCGACGTCGACGCGGAGACGGTCAAGAAGCTCGCCGAGGACACCTATGCCAAGGTGCCGCGCGGACCGGACCTGCCGCCGCGCATCCGACCGACTGAGCCCGAACAGAATACCGCACGCACGGTAACGCTTAAGGACCCGCGCGTCGGCGTGCCGAGCTTCCAGAAGAACTGGCTTGTGCCGTCCTACACGAGTGCCGTGCGCGAGAAGCTCGACGGCGAGCCCGAGGCGCTCGACCTTCTGTCGGAGATCCTTGGCGGCGGCATCCGCAGCCGCCTGCACCAGGAACTGGTCGTCAAGCGCGGCATCGCCTCGTCGGCCGGCGCCTACTATCAGGGCACCGCGCTCGACGACACCGACATCACCTTCTACGGCTCGCCCCGCGGCGCCGCCTCGCTGGCCGAGGTCGAGGCCGCCATTGACTCGGAGATCGCCAAGCTGATCGAAAGCGGCGTCACGCAGGAGGAACTGGACCGCGCCCGCAACCGCTTCCTGCGCAGCCTGATCTTCGCCCGCGACAGCCAGTCCGGCATGGCGCGCATCTACGGTTCGACGCTGACCACGGGGGGTTCGATCCGGGACATCGACGAATGGCCGGACCGCATCAGGAAGGTGACGACGGACGACATCCGCGCCGTCGCGAAGAAATATCTGTCGCCCGACCGGGCAGTGACGGGCTACCTGCTGCCCGCGGGAGGAAACGCCGGATGATCACCCTTCGCATGGCTGCCGGGCGCATCGTCGCCCTAATTTCGCTGGTCCTTCTCCTTGCCCTGCCGGCCCTCTCCGCGGCGCGGGCCGAAGTGAAGATCCAGGACGTCGTCTCGTCAAAGGGCGTCCGCGCCTGGCTGGTGGAGGACTACTCCGTTCCGATCGTCTCGATCCGCTTCGCGCTGCGCGGCGGGTCGACCCAGGACCCGATCGGCAAGGAAGGGCTCGCCAACCTGATGACCGGCCTGTTCGACGAAGGGGCGGGCGATCTCGACAGCGACGCCTTCCAGCTTGGGCTGGACGACGCGGGCGCCGAGATGAGCTTCAGCGCCGGCAGCGATGCGATCTACGGCTCGATGCGCATGCTCGCCGAGGGCCAGGACGAGGCCTTTGCGCTGCTGCGCCTGGCGATCCAGCAGCCGCGCTTCGACGCCGAGCCGCTGAACCGCATCCGCGACCAGATCGTCGCCGGAATCCAGGCGAGCGCGCTCGACCCCTCGACCAAGGGCGAGATCGCCTGGCGTGAGGCCCTCTATGCTGGCCATCCCTACGCGCGGCCGGACGAAGGCACGGAGGCGACTCTGGCCACCATCACGCCCGACGATGTCAGGCAGTTCCACGACCGCGTCTTCGCTCGCGGCAACCTGGTCGTTGGCGTGGTCGGCGCGATCGACGCCGAGACGCTGAAGCGGCGTCTGGACGAACTGTTCGGCGATCTACCGGCTGAGCCGACCCTTTCGCCTGTCGTGCGCGCCGAGCCGAAGTTCGCCCAGCAGATCAACGTGGCTTCCAACCTGCCGCAGACCACGCTGCAGCTCGCCTGGCCCGGCATCGAGCGCAATGACCCGCAATTCTTCGCCGCCTACCTGATGAACCACATCCTCGGCGGCGGCTCGTTCTCGTCGCGCCTCTTCGAGGAGGTGCGCGAGAAGCGAGGCCTCACTTACGGGATCAGCTCCGCGCTGGTGAATCGCGACTATTCCTCTGCGCTGGTTATCGGCACCTCGACCCGGGCCGATCGCGCAGCCGAGACGCTGGCGCTGATCCGCTCCGAGGTGGCGAAAATGGCGACGGAAGGCCCGACCCAGGCTGAGCTCGACTTCGCCAAGAAGTATGTGATCGGCGCCTACGCCATCAACAATCTCGACACGTCGGGCGCGATCGCCCGCACGCTGGTCGAGCTCCAGCTTGACGGCCTGGGCATCGACTATATCGACCGCCGCACTACCCTCATCGAGGCGGTGACGCTGGACGATGTAAAGGCGGCCGCGAAGCGACTGCTCGAGTCTCAGCCGGCGGTGATGGTGCTTGGTCCGGCCCTGCCCCAGAGCGCGGTCCAGTGATGGCACCTGCCGCAGGGCGCACGCGCGGGGACGGCGGTCCGACCTTCGCACTGGCGCTTGGCGGCGGCGGCGCGCGCGGTCTGGCGCATATCCACGCCATCGAGGCTCTGGACGAACTGGGCATCGCGCCGGTCGCAATCGCGGGTTCTTCCATCGGCGCGATCATGGGCGCGGGCATGGCGGCGGGCATGACCGGCGAGGAGATCCATCACTATGCCAAGTCGATCCTCGGCCGGCGCGGCGAGGTTGCCAGCCGCATCTGGAAGTCGCGGCCCGGCAGCCTGCGCGAGGCGGTGGCCGGCGGCTTCAGGCTCGGCCAGTTCGACATCAGCCGCATCCTCAAGGCCTTCCTTCCGGAGGCGGTGCCGGACACGTTTGAGGAACTGAAAATCCCTCTCAAGGTGACGGGAACCGACTTCTACGGGCACAAGGCGGCCGTCTTCGAAAGTGGCGACCTCCTCTCCGCGATCGCCGCGTCGGCCGCCATTCCGGCCGTGTTCCGCCCCGTTCTGCGCGACGGCAGGTACTACATCGACGGGGGCTTCTATAATCCGGTGCCCTTCGACCTTCTGTTCGGCAAGGCCGACATCCTGATCGCGATCGACGTGGTCGGCGCGCCGGACGGAGACCCCGCCAAGGCGCCGAGCGCGCTCGACCTGATGTTCGGCACGAGCCAGCTGATGATGCAGTCGATCATCGAGACGAAGCTGACGCAACGCAGGCCTGACATTTTGCTCCAGCCGCCCGTCTCCCGTTTCCGGGTGCTCGACTTCCTGAAGATCGACACCGTGATGAGCGAGACCGCGGCGCTCAAGGACGAACTCAAGCGCGCGGTCGAGGCGGCGGTGAAGAAACGCGAGCGAAAG
The Mesorhizobium australicum genome window above contains:
- a CDS encoding pseudouridine synthase — translated: MSDERKKSPGNRGPGGGGPGGRGPSGGPKGGKPSYGKPARKKGDRQPAYRTERTPRPAGAAAEKREPRPRRDDAAASADAPKRSFKPRGEDRGEKPARAEGRPFRKSGPGERPFAGRSGDKPYRKPAEAGEKREYRPRRDDAAAGDGPKRAYRPRSEGDKPYRKPEGDRPFRKPAEAGEKREYRPRRDDAAAAADGPKRAYRPRPDGDKPFRKQDGDKPFRKRPDGEAPRPGGRSRPFADRPAREEAAPEEGERIAKRLARAGISSRRDAEEMIAAGRVKVNGKVLASPAINVGPDDVIHVDNELIPAIERTRLFLFHKPGGVVTTNRDPEGRKTVFDVLPQGLPRLMTIGRLDINTEGLLLLTNDGGLARVLELPATGWLRRYRARVHGRVDEKALASLKDGIAVDGVFYGSIEASLDREQGTNAWLTIGLREGKNREVKNVLGALGLDVSRLIRVSFGPFQLGELAEGAVQELKGKALRDQLGDRLITEAGANFEAPVVTEFSNKPVVRSRDPEPEAAPRRERRSEPGEGGLIKNRKRAREDHREDVLGRLGTKPERGRFEGKGPAGGRPRGRTEKPFEPPKTRSANVWMAPGARPQGKQGKPSEDVAPSRRPEGPRDGSQGRKRPAAADASFRPRGPRKPRKDD
- the rsmD gene encoding 16S rRNA (guanine(966)-N(2))-methyltransferase RsmD, with protein sequence MRIVGGEFRGRPLATPRSSAIRPTTDRTREALFNVLAHRYADRLEGVRVLDLFSGTGALGLEALSRGAAFCVFVEESAEGRGLVRENVEALGLQGRTKIFRRDATSLGPSGTLGSFGLLFADPPYGKGLGERALASARDGGWIVAGSLCVVEEGADAPFSPGDGFEIVDERSYGDTIIRFVEVT
- a CDS encoding M16 family metallopeptidase; this translates as MAQEVRQEPVADFTLANGLEVVVIPDHRAPVVTHMLWYKVGGSDEEPGKSGIAHFFEHLMFKGTKNAKPGEFSRRVAEIGGQENAFTSNDYTAYYQQVSPDVLPDMMRFEADRMRNLILTDEVIGPERDVILEERNSRVDSDPGGILAEEIDATLYQNHPYGTPVIGWKHEIAQLNRKDAIDFYDRYYAPNNAVLVVAGDVDAETVKKLAEDTYAKVPRGPDLPPRIRPTEPEQNTARTVTLKDPRVGVPSFQKNWLVPSYTSAVREKLDGEPEALDLLSEILGGGIRSRLHQELVVKRGIASSAGAYYQGTALDDTDITFYGSPRGAASLAEVEAAIDSEIAKLIESGVTQEELDRARNRFLRSLIFARDSQSGMARIYGSTLTTGGSIRDIDEWPDRIRKVTTDDIRAVAKKYLSPDRAVTGYLLPAGGNAG
- a CDS encoding M16 family metallopeptidase, producing the protein MITLRMAAGRIVALISLVLLLALPALSAARAEVKIQDVVSSKGVRAWLVEDYSVPIVSIRFALRGGSTQDPIGKEGLANLMTGLFDEGAGDLDSDAFQLGLDDAGAEMSFSAGSDAIYGSMRMLAEGQDEAFALLRLAIQQPRFDAEPLNRIRDQIVAGIQASALDPSTKGEIAWREALYAGHPYARPDEGTEATLATITPDDVRQFHDRVFARGNLVVGVVGAIDAETLKRRLDELFGDLPAEPTLSPVVRAEPKFAQQINVASNLPQTTLQLAWPGIERNDPQFFAAYLMNHILGGGSFSSRLFEEVREKRGLTYGISSALVNRDYSSALVIGTSTRADRAAETLALIRSEVAKMATEGPTQAELDFAKKYVIGAYAINNLDTSGAIARTLVELQLDGLGIDYIDRRTTLIEAVTLDDVKAAAKRLLESQPAVMVLGPALPQSAVQ
- a CDS encoding patatin-like phospholipase family protein; translated protein: MAPAAGRTRGDGGPTFALALGGGGARGLAHIHAIEALDELGIAPVAIAGSSIGAIMGAGMAAGMTGEEIHHYAKSILGRRGEVASRIWKSRPGSLREAVAGGFRLGQFDISRILKAFLPEAVPDTFEELKIPLKVTGTDFYGHKAAVFESGDLLSAIAASAAIPAVFRPVLRDGRYYIDGGFYNPVPFDLLFGKADILIAIDVVGAPDGDPAKAPSALDLMFGTSQLMMQSIIETKLTQRRPDILLQPPVSRFRVLDFLKIDTVMSETAALKDELKRAVEAAVKKRERK